ATGGTGTGGATGATATATACCGGATGAGCCCTGGTTGAGCGGACCACCCCGCACCTGTAGCCGGCGAAATCATACTTTTGGCTGCTGTTTCACCTGTCGGATGCTGATTGAGCCTGCGTGCCAGAATGAGTAAGATGCACGCCTGAGGTGCCAGATCGGGTGCCGTTGGTGTGAGGATCGCATGGAACGCAGTGTACAACGAGGGCCCGGCTGTGGCGCTTGCTGATTTTTCTAAAAGCGTGCGGGCGCTGTTTTCCCGTGCCCGAAAACCCTCGCACTTGTCTCAGAAAACCCTGGACGAGCACTTTGAGCTCTTTTGCTCGGTCATGGAACGCGGCTTTGCGATTCATACCGGTGCTACCGGCCGGCTGGTTGTGGAATACAAGTTGTCCGATACCAGCAGTGCACGACGGTTGCCGAGGATTCATCCCGACGGCAATATGAGTTTCAAATTACCGGAGTCCTGGTTGATCCCGTCGGATCACTTCCTGTTTTATGACCCATCCGATGAAACCGATTTTCCTCAGCTGGCGGTGTACGACGAAAACGAAAGTCGCTTTATTCAGGCCGAGTGGGAAGATCTGGTGGACCTCAACCGGTTGCACGGACAGCAGGTGTTGCCGATTGCCAAATTGAGTTGTCTGTTGGGCCTGCACTACATCAAAGACATCGCCTGTCTGCAATTGTTTGAATTGGATTTCGACCGGCTGTTCGAAGCCGATGCCATTCTGGCCGATCACCTGCGTGGCGTATTGGCCGAAAAAATGGATCGCCATGTGGAAGGTTCCCGGCAATGGTTGCGCGCGTCCAAGGCCGAGCAGATTGCGCTGAAATACCTGTCGAAAACAAAAAAATAAAGGCCTGGCGTCAACACTGTTTCACTGCTGCCGGGTTTGACGGGGTGCCAGCCCCAATATGTGCTCGATGTCCTTGGTGCTGACCGGCTTACCAAACAGGTAACCCTGCATCTCATCACATTGGTTTTCACTGAGGAACTTCTGTTGCTGGAATGTTTCCACACCTTCCGCCACGATTTTCAGGTTCAGGTGATGACCCATGGCGATGATGGTGGTGGCAATGGCGGTATCGTCCGTGTCGTCGGGGATGCCATCCACAAAGCTCTTGTCGATCTTGAGTACGTCGACCGGTAAATGCTTCAAACGCGAGAGGTTGGAGTAGCCGGTGCCAAAGTCATCAATGGCCAGGGTGATACCGAGACTTTTCAGTTGGTGCAGTTGAACGGTGGTGTCGTGGGCGTCATCCATGACCATCGATTCGGTGATTTCCAATTCAAGCAGCTCGGGTGGCAGTGCCGACTGGGCCAGAATGTGGGCGACTTTTTCGGTCAATGCTGGATCGCGGAACTGCCGGGGAGACAGATTCACCGAAATAGACAAGGGCGTGCTGAGCTGATTCAGCCACAAATTGACTTGGGTGCAAGCGTGATTGAGTACCCATTCACCCAATGCGGTGATCAGCCCGGATTGTTCTGCCACCGGGATAAACACATTGGGTCCCAACGTGCCACGCGACGGATGCTGCCAGCGTACCAGGGCTTCCAGACCGATAATTTTTCCGGTGCGGTTATTGACCCGCGGTTGGTAGTGCAGATAAAACTCCTGCCGTTCCAGCGCCGCACGGATTTCGCTTTCCAGGGTAATCCGTTCCATGGCTGCCCGGTTCAGCTCTTCGGTATAGTATTGCGCATTGTTGCGGCCCAGCTCTTTGGCCCGGTACATAGCGGCGTCGGCGTTGCGCAACAGGCTTTGCGCATCGGCGCCGTCGCGCGGATAGAGCGCAACGCCAATGGAGCAGCTCACGTGCAATGCGTGTTCATCGATCTGAAATTTTCGGGTCATGGCTTCCAGGACTTTTTGTGCCACCACATCCGCCAGGCTGTCTTTCGGACCGTGCAAAATCACGATGAATTCATCGCCACCGAGGCGGGCCACGGTGTCGTTTTCGCGCACGCATTTATCCAATCTGGCAGCCGCTAGTTTCAACAACCGGTCGCCCACGTGATGACCCAGGCTGTCATTAATGGTTTTGAAGCCGTCCAGATCAATGAACATTACCGCCAGGGATTCGCTGCGTCGCTGGGCGTCACTGATGGCGCGGCTTAGTCGGTCCATGCCCAGTGCGCGATTGGGCAGACGGGTGAGAGAGTCATAAAACGCCAGTTGTTTGATACGGGTCTCGCGCCGGTCGTGGGTGATGGCCAGTGTTGCAACGTGTTGCGCCATGTTAATGATGCGTTGATGAGTCTCCGTTGGTGTCCTTGGTGTCCGGAAGTAGAGTGCAAAACTGCCAAGTACTTCGTTCATGGAAATAATGGGGGTCGACCAACAGGCGAGCAGATTATGCTTAAGCGCCAGTTCGCGGAAATCCTCCCAGTGGGGATCGGTGCGGATATCCGAGCAAATAATCTGTTTCTGATAATACACGGCGGTACCGCAGGCGCCGACCTTCGGACCAATCGCCAGCCCGTTAATGGCGGCATTGATTTCGCTCGGGAGTGAGGGGGCGGCGCCATGCAGTAAACGCCTGCCGCTACTGTCGAGCAGCAGAACCGACGCAATCAGATCCGGCGCTAACTCTTCTATGTCCCGGACCAGGGCGTCGAGCGTGATGGGCAGTTCCGTGTTTGTGGCAATCATGCCCAGAATGTGGTCCTGAGCCTTGAGTAATTTGTCGTTATTGTGGCGCTCGGTGATATCGCGCACCATGCCGATGAACTGGCGTTGGTTCTGATGCCAGATTTCGGCAATACGCAGTTCCATTTTAAACAGGCTTTCGTCCCTCTTTTTGCCGTCGACGACGCCGCCTTTGCCGATGATTTTTGCTTCGCCGCCATTCAGGTAATTCTGAATGTATTGGTCGTGCTGATGATGGTGTGGATCCGGTACCAGCAGGTTAACATTTTTACCAAGAACTTCTTTTTCGCTATAGCCAAACAGCGCCTCAGCGGCGGTGTTAAACTGGCTGATTAAGCCTTGTTCATTGATGGTAATGATGGCGTCCATTACGCCATCGATAATCGCTTGGGTATTTTTGGCCTGCTGCTCAACGGCTTGCTGGGCCGCCATGGATTCTGACACGTCGGTATTGGTGCCATACCAGGCAACGACATTACCAAGCTCATCCTCAACCGGAATCGCGCGGGAAATAAACCAGATGTAGTCGCCGTTGGCCGGTTTTAGCCGGAACTGGCAGCTGTAATCCTCGCCGCTGTTGGTGGCGTGCAGCCATTGTTCAATGGCATGGTTCTGGTCGTCCGGATGAATTTGATCAAACCATTGTTCGCGCAGCTGATCGAAACTGAGCTTAAAAAAATCGAGGCAGCGTTCATTGGCATAGCCCAATTCGCCATCCGGTTGGGTGATCCACACATGTTGCGGCATGGCGTTGGCGAGCTTTCTGAAGGTCGCTTCGCTGTCGGCAATTTGCCGTTCGATTTTGCGTCGTTCAGTGACATCATCAAGGGTAGCAATGATGTGGTTTTGATCGTTAATCCGGATAGTGGAAAGGCCCAGCGCGGCGGGAAATATGTGGCCGTCTTTTCTGCGCACCATCATGTCTATACCGGGGTTGTCGCGCATGTCCGCATTGCTGAATTGCAGGTTCTGGCCATCCGGTGATTCGCCCATGATCAGGGCAAAACTGGCGTCGACTAATTCATTGCGCTGATATCCCGTTTGTTCACACAGCTTTTTATTGACCGCAATGAACTGGTAGCTGGCATTCAGCAGCATCATGCCGCAGGGTGCTGCATCAATGAGCAGGCCCAATTGCTCCTGTTGGTTTTGTTCCAGCAACACACGCTGTTGCCTTTGAGTTTCGAGCAGTGCCTTCACGGCGGTGATCAACAGGCCGGTGGCCAGCACGGCCAGAAAGATCAGGCGCGGATCGTGGATTGCCAGCGTAGACAAAAATTTCGGCCCGGGGCTCACGCTCAGCTGCCATTGCCGGCCATACAAATTCAGGTCTTTTTGCGAACCTAAGGGTGAGGCGTTGAGATAAAGCCAGGCCCGTGTTGGGGCAGCCTGTCCCAGGCTGAATCTGGCGTCGGCGTCAGTCAGAACTAGATGGATGGAGGCGTCGTCGCCCATCACCTGGTGCAGGAAGGGCGTCATATAAATGGGTGCCAACACCCAGCCCCGATGGCCGGCATCAGCCTCCACCGACAGAATGGCCAGATAATCCGGTGTGCTTTGCAGCCGGTGTTGGGATTGTTGCAGTGGCGCCGACAGCACCAGTTTATTGGTTGTCTGTGCATGAACAAGCGCCTGACGACGACCCGGCTCGGACGCCAGATCCAGGCCAAGGCCGGACTGGACGAACAGGGTCGGTTCTACGTAGCGCAGCAGAAACAGGTCCTGCTCGTTGGGCATGTATTGGCGCAGGGTAAAACCCGGTTGTTCTTCGGCTGCGCGCCGGAGCACGTCCTCGCGTTGCGCCGGTGGCACCCGCTCAATCCAGGCGAAACCCGGGATGCCCGGAAATTCCCGGGCAATGTCGCGGGATTCGATGTAGCGCTTGAATACTGTGTGGTCGAAGCGCTCGCCGGCAGCGATGATAGCACCTCTGGTGCCTCTGACGCCGTGTTCTACCGCCAGCACCAGCTGCGATAACTCGCGCGCGAGCGCTGCAGCGTCGCGCTGCAGTTTGGCTTCGGCCAACTGCCGGTTTTCTGCCGCGGTAAAGTAGGCCGCTGCTGCGGCCAGCAGCAGACTGGCAATCACGCCCAGAGAGAGGGTGAGGGTTCGGGTCATCCGGCTAACTGATTGGATCCTTTATTTGAGCTTAGACCCAAATTCATGCGTTTGATGGAATTATGGCGGCAGCGAGTAGGTATAAGTGGCACGGATGGGATAGTCTTGGTGTGCAATTATCACCTCAGGAGCGAGTTATGAGATTTTCATTGATATTGGGATTTGTCGTCGGCGTATTGGCATTCACAGCGCAGGCCGATGATTATCAGGAAACCATCAAAACATTCAGAAGCTCGGATGTGGGTAAGTCTTTTTTCAGTTCCGCCTATGGCTACGCGGTATTTCCCACCATTGGCAAAGGGGGGATTGGCGTCGGTGCGGCACATGGTCGTGGCCAGGTTTACCGGGGTGGAGTGGTGACGGGAACCACCACCATGACGCAGTTATCCGTGGGTTTTCAATTGGGTGGCCAGGCTTACAGCCAAATCGTATTTTTTGAAGACAAGCGCGCCTACGAGGACTTTACCTCCGGCAATTTTGAGTTTGCCGCAGGTGCCAGTGCAATCGCCATTACTGCCAGCGCACAGGCTTCTACCAGTACCACCGGTACCAATGCCAGTACCGGCACTCACAGTACGACCACCAAGCAATTAGGTGCCAGCTACACCAAGGGCCTGGCGGTGTTGACTGTGGCCAAAGGCGGGCTGATGTACGAGGCATCGCTGGCCGGGCAAAAATATACCTTTACGCCGAAGTAATCGCGGCTTATTCCGCGGGGATCAACTGCTTTTGGAGATTGCAGGCCGCTGCCACCGCCTCTTCCAGTTGATTTGCCGCCACCGGCTTGTGCAACAAGGTAATGCCGGCGGCATTGGCCTCGCGCAGCCGGTCCGGTGCGGTATCGCCGCTGATCAGCAGGGCCGGTAGCGTGGGGTAGATGCCGCGCAGGGTGCGGATGGTATCGATGCCGTTATCGTCGCTACGCAGGCGCCAATCGGCCAGTAGCACCGACGGTTTATTGGCCAACGCCAGCGTCAGGGCCTCCTGGGTGCTGTCGGCCAGATCCACGGTGGCGCCCAGTGTCTGCAGCAGCGCCTGCATACCTAACCGGACCTCCATTTCATCATCCACCACCAGAATCCGCATGTCGCTCCAGTCAGTAATGGGGCGCGCACGGGAAACATGCTGGCTGGGTGCGTTCTGGGAGATGGGCAGGCACAGGCTGATACGCGTGCCGTCATCGGGCACGGAATAGAGCGAGAAGCGCAAGTCCAACAATTTGACCAGCCGTTTGACAATAGCCAGCCCCAAGCCAAGGCCTTTGCGTCGATCGCGCTCGGGATTTTCCAGTTGATAAAATTCTTCAAATACCCGGCGCTGTTCATTGCGGGGAATGCCTCGGCCGGTATCCACGATGGACACTGTGGCCTGATCGTCTTCGGCATTGATGGATATGAGAATGCGGCCCTGTTCGGTGTACTTGATGGCGTTGGATAGCAGGTTGCGTAGAATGCGTTCGAACAGGCCCGGGTCCGTGTCCACGTACACATCGAGATAGCAGTCGAGCCAGATTGACAAACCTTTCTGCTCGGCCGCCGGGCTGAATTCCACCTGCAGCCGCTCGGCCATGTCGAGCAGATTAAAGGTCTGGCGATTGATGTCCACCACGCCGGCATCGAGCTTGGAAATATCGAGCAGCGAGTCCAGCTGGGAGGCCAGTCCCGATAAGGCCGCATCCATGTGTTGCACTATCTCGGCGGCATCGCTATCCAGTTTTTTGCGCGCCAGTGCGGCACAAAATAACGTCAGAGCATGAATCGGTTGGCGCAGGTCGTGGGAGGCCGAAGCCAGAAAGCGGGTTTTGGCGCTGGAGGCGGTTTCTGCCTGTTCCAGAATCAGTTGCAGTTGGGTGTTAACCGCGGTCTGCGCCACCCGCTCGCGAAAGGAACGGGCAAACACCCTGAAGCTGTTGCCGGATACATACAGCAGCATGGGAAAATACAACATCAGCATGCCGGCAATGGTGATCGCCGGTGCGCGGCTGTCGGGGTGAATCCAGGCGCACACCAGCCAGGTCATGGCGGCCGTTCCCAGAGCGGGCACGCTGTAGCTGAGCGCGATGGGTCGGTAGCCGGCAGTGGTGGTCACTGAAATTGCACTGGCACCGATCAGCAGCATGGTGACAATGGCGCGCTCCAGACTTGAAAAGGTGTCAATCAGGACCAGCGGCAGGGCATGCACAATACCGTTAATGCAGGTGCAGGCCATCACCCATTGCAGTCGCCTGCGCTCGGAGTAGCGCACGAGATCGGGCAGAATGCGCACCAGATAGGAACGGAATTGCAACGCACCCAGCGACACCAGCAGCCAGCTGATCCATACCCAGGTGGGCAGGTTATCGCTGGCGAAGTAGGCCACGGCGCCCAGCGCCAGTGACATGGGATAAATGGAGATGCCACTCTGGTTGGCAAGCAGTTGCAGCAGTTCGCCGTCCAGCGTGTTGCGGGTGGCCATGGCTTGATTCCGTGTTCCGGGCTCAGGAGGATTGTGGCGCCAAAAGGCCAGCTTACCTGATCTCGGTGGATTGTAAACGTTCCACCCAATAGGCTTCCAATCGGGCTAAGGTACCGTCCACTGCCATCTGGTCGAACGCATCCATCCAGCGTTGTTGTGCCTCCTCCGGATAATCACTCTGTTTGCTGAACGCCACGTACACCGGATGCTCATCCACCGCCGGTGCCAATAAGGCCAGGCTGAGCCCCAGCTTACGTTGGTAATACAGCGCCGACAGGGCAGGCATCACACTGTAGTCGGCGCGGTTGGCTGCGATCATCCGGCCGATGGACAGAAAATTATTGGTCAGTTGTGGCGTGATACGGCCGGAGGCCACCAGACTGTCGAACACCGGGCCGATGCTGGCGCCGCGCACCTGCACAAACCGGCCGGTAAACAAGCTGGCGGTTTTGCCCTTATAGTCGCTCGCCAGCTCAGGACGGGTCAGCACCACAAATTTAAATGTGTGCGCGGGTGTGTTCGGGTACAACAGTAAGGCGCCGCGCTCGGGTTTGAATTGCGTGGGGATTATCGCATCGCCATCGCCCGTGACCATCTGGCTCATCGCGCGGGTCCAGGGCATGAATTCGATATGGAAAGTTAATTGCGTGCGCAGGCTGGCCTCGGCCATGGCATCCACGATCAGTCCCGTGGGCCCATAATCCGATTGGTAGATAAACGGCGGTAATTCCACCGCACTCACACGCAGAACAGGCGCCGCGGCATTGCCGGCCATTGCCAGCAGCATCAACAACATAAGTGTGCAGCCCAGGCCTGTGTACTTCATGGCTTCTGGCTCAGGCTTGGGGGTGTCAGGAAGCGCTCGGGCAATCGCTCCTGACGGGGGAAATATTTAGTGTCGCGGTAGGGCAACTTCATAAAGCCCGAAACCCCAAGCCCTTCTATGCGATGCAAATTGCTGAGGATTTTGTCAAGACAGGCCTGAAATTGATCGGCTTTGCCTGGGTCGCGCAGGCGCAGGTAATTGTGGATTTTCAGGTCTTTTTCCAGGCTTTCAAAAATAATACAGCCGGAATGGTGAATCTGGTTCATCTCGGTGATGGGCGCCATGATTTCCGGTGGCAGCGTGAGCATTTCATCCGGGTCGTCACCGTCTTCAAAGTAGGAGTGGGAGCGCGAGCTTTGGTCTTCGCTCGCAATAATGTCAAAGGTAATTCTGGCACCGGGTTTGACCCGGAAGGGTTCGGCGCTGTGCTTGCGTTCCACGTGCAGGGTTTTGCGCGCATCGAAAATACAGCTTTTGAATACCCCCTGTTTGTTAATGGCCCGACCCAGGTGCACCATGTTGTTCACTGCACTGTTGAACGCCAGGCGCAGAGACTCGTCATACAGATTGAGACTGCAATCCACGTGCATACCACCAGCGTCCCAGTGAATGGCGAGGCCGCCCACCAACGGGTAACGGCCCAGATGACTGACGGACAGCACAAAGGCTTTTTCGGTATCGCCCATGCCGCCGAGGAAATTTTTGTAGTACTTGTCCAGCTCAGTGGGATCAATGGCGCGGAAGGTTTCCTCGTCCATTTCCCGGCGCAAAAAGGATTTGCGTGAGCTGTATACCACGGTATCGACTTCGTGGGTTTTGGGATAACGGGTGATGGGCAGCAGGGCCTGCGCGTCATTGTTTGACAGGTCCTTTTCCGTGCCGGTAACAATACGCTTCATATGACGCATGTTGCGCAAAAAATAATTGCCTGCGGTATCGCGCAACGTTTTATCGGGGCTCAGCATGTTGGACAAGGTATGGGCAAATTCTTTGGGCAGACCGAGGGACTCGGGCGGAATCGCCTCGGTACCAAAACGGCTGGATTGCCCCGACGCGAGCGCATACAAGGTGCCCGCCGCGCCCTGTTCATCAAATCGCGGCGAAGACAAGCCGCCATTGAGTTGGTCGTCGCCAATAAAATAGATATCACCGAGTTTGGCGTTGGTTTGTTGCAGGTCGGCGGACAGGGCATTGAGGCCGGCTTGCATGGCAAAGTTACCATCGGCGTCGAGTTGCGCATACACGGCCGCGCCCCAGTCAATCAGGCGCAGGGTTTCGGTGCTTTCATCCCACATCAGGTTGGAGGGTTTGATATCGCCATGGACAATCGGTGCCTGGTCCCGTTCGGCCGCCTGTTGGCGGATCCCGAGCAGGATGTCTGCCAGCTGGCTGGCGATTTTCAGCAGCAGGCGCGGCGATAAACGGCCCACGCGCCGGGCGTAATCGTCGAGGTTGACGCCCGGCGCGCGCTCCATCATCAGAATCGATTGACCGTGCACCCGCTGGAATTCAATAAACCGCGGTACGCCTGGCAGGTCCACTTGCGACAACATATAGCCTTCGTCCTCCAGGCGGTCCTGAACTTGTTGCGGCAAGGTAATGCGGGAAAATTTGAATACATAGTCGCGGTTGTCGGAGTCGCGCGCTGAAAAGACAAAACCGTAGGCGCCTTTGCCGATCATGCTGACGCCCGTATAGCCCAGCCGGCGCAATTGCGCCTCGCACAGGCCCAGCCAGGATTTCAGTTTTTTGGCATCGCGATGACTGAGCAGGTAAATTGACTGCTCTTCATTGATGTAAAAATGCTGTAAGTTACGGTGCTCCATGAACGCCACTATAAATTGAAGGCCCGATTCTGCCTATGGGCTGCCGGTTTTTCTGCCTGTTTTAATGGTGGCAAAGCCCCTGGCGGACGGCAGGCACAATTGACTTAGCAGGAAACCAATAGCATGTGGGTAGACTCCCTAACTGAACTGACGACCGCGGCCACCGATCTGCTGCTGGCGTTAATGGCGCTGGCCCTGGCGGTGTTTTACCGGCATCACGGCAACTGGAGCCGGGTATTTGGTTTGCTCGCGCTGGGCGCTGGTCTTGGGGCGGTTGCCCATGGCCTGGCGCTGCCGGTGGGAGCCATTACAGCCTGTTGGCTGGTGATTTATGCGGCGTTGGCGTTGCTGGTGGCGCAATTCGCCTTGATCGTGATCCAAGACCTGTGGGGGCCAGCTGCAGTCCGGCGTGCCACCCTGCCTTTGTTGGCGCTGGCCGCAGGTTTCTGGTTGTACACATCATTTGTGGGCGACAGTTTCCTGCCGTTTATTGTCTATGAGGTGTTGGCCATGGGGTTTGCGCTGGCAGGTTTCAGCTGGCAGGCGTGGCAGAGGCGCGCCGGCGCCGGCTGGCTGGTGTTGGGCGTACTGCTTACGCTTGTGGCCGCTGCCGTGCAAGCGTTAAAACTATTCACCTTCACGTTGATCTGGCCGTTCGACCACAACGGCGTCTACCACCTGATTCAGATGGTAGCGCTGGTGCCTTTCTGGTTGGGGGTGCGGCGCTTACCAGTGCAGAGGTAAGGCCGACGCCTGACTTTCGCCCATGCCAATCATCTCGTCATAGGCCATGTGATGCACCAGTTTGGCCTCGGTGACAGTGACGTCGGCCAGGCTCGTGCGCATGGCTTCTAAGCTGCGGGTCATCAGGTTTTCCCCCTGGCCATTGCAGATGATGCCTTCGGCACCGTCGGGCAGGGTGACGCGGGCAGTGTAAATATCGCCCTCGGATGAAAATACCTGTACGGCCACAGGCAGATTTTGCTGGGAAAGGTGGTCTACGGAAAAGCGGTTCATACTGCATGCTCCTCAGGTTATCGTTATTGAGATACGGAGGGGTACTGCAGGGGGATCAGTAGTTGGTCCGTCGCCCCAGCCACCAGAGTACCGCAGCTGCGCACACAAACAAACCACTTAACGGCGCCACGCTGCCCATCTGGTTGGCGTCGGCCATGAACTGGCCCACAAACCAGGTGCCAAGCCCGCCGCCAATCATCACCGACAGGCCATTGTAGAGGCCGCTTCCCTGGGCGATGTTTCGTTCAGGTAACAGATACTGAACCATGGCAAATTCGCAGGCGTTGAAGGTGGTGATGAAAAACACTCCGGCGCAGAAGAGCGCCAGTGAAAGCCATAAATCATCGGCACTGAAGGCGCCCGTTACGCACAGGCCGGCGGCGACAAAGCCAAACGCCGCATTGCGGCCGCGCTTGCCGGTGCGATCGCCCAGCCAGCTGAACAGGGCCAGACCTAACAGTGAGAACACGTAGGGCAGGGCGGCAATCCAGGTCAGCTGGGCGTAGTCCACGTCGGCCCGGCTGGCGAAGTAGGTGGGCAGCCAGTTGGAAATGC
This region of Simiduia agarivorans SA1 = DSM 21679 genomic DNA includes:
- a CDS encoding DUF6482 family protein; translated protein: MNRFSVDHLSQQNLPVAVQVFSSEGDIYTARVTLPDGAEGIICNGQGENLMTRSLEAMRTSLADVTVTEAKLVHHMAYDEMIGMGESQASALPLHW
- a CDS encoding serine/threonine protein kinase, translating into MEHRNLQHFYINEEQSIYLLSHRDAKKLKSWLGLCEAQLRRLGYTGVSMIGKGAYGFVFSARDSDNRDYVFKFSRITLPQQVQDRLEDEGYMLSQVDLPGVPRFIEFQRVHGQSILMMERAPGVNLDDYARRVGRLSPRLLLKIASQLADILLGIRQQAAERDQAPIVHGDIKPSNLMWDESTETLRLIDWGAAVYAQLDADGNFAMQAGLNALSADLQQTNAKLGDIYFIGDDQLNGGLSSPRFDEQGAAGTLYALASGQSSRFGTEAIPPESLGLPKEFAHTLSNMLSPDKTLRDTAGNYFLRNMRHMKRIVTGTEKDLSNNDAQALLPITRYPKTHEVDTVVYSSRKSFLRREMDEETFRAIDPTELDKYYKNFLGGMGDTEKAFVLSVSHLGRYPLVGGLAIHWDAGGMHVDCSLNLYDESLRLAFNSAVNNMVHLGRAINKQGVFKSCIFDARKTLHVERKHSAEPFRVKPGARITFDIIASEDQSSRSHSYFEDGDDPDEMLTLPPEIMAPITEMNQIHHSGCIIFESLEKDLKIHNYLRLRDPGKADQFQACLDKILSNLHRIEGLGVSGFMKLPYRDTKYFPRQERLPERFLTPPSLSQKP
- a CDS encoding YSC84-related protein, with the protein product MRFSLILGFVVGVLAFTAQADDYQETIKTFRSSDVGKSFFSSAYGYAVFPTIGKGGIGVGAAHGRGQVYRGGVVTGTTTMTQLSVGFQLGGQAYSQIVFFEDKRAYEDFTSGNFEFAAGASAIAITASAQASTSTTGTNASTGTHSTTTKQLGASYTKGLAVLTVAKGGLMYEASLAGQKYTFTPK
- a CDS encoding DUF6962 family protein, with product MWVDSLTELTTAATDLLLALMALALAVFYRHHGNWSRVFGLLALGAGLGAVAHGLALPVGAITACWLVIYAALALLVAQFALIVIQDLWGPAAVRRATLPLLALAAGFWLYTSFVGDSFLPFIVYEVLAMGFALAGFSWQAWQRRAGAGWLVLGVLLTLVAAAVQALKLFTFTLIWPFDHNGVYHLIQMVALVPFWLGVRRLPVQR
- a CDS encoding substrate-binding periplasmic protein, which gives rise to MKYTGLGCTLMLLMLLAMAGNAAAPVLRVSAVELPPFIYQSDYGPTGLIVDAMAEASLRTQLTFHIEFMPWTRAMSQMVTGDGDAIIPTQFKPERGALLLYPNTPAHTFKFVVLTRPELASDYKGKTASLFTGRFVQVRGASIGPVFDSLVASGRITPQLTNNFLSIGRMIAANRADYSVMPALSALYYQRKLGLSLALLAPAVDEHPVYVAFSKQSDYPEEAQQRWMDAFDQMAVDGTLARLEAYWVERLQSTEIR
- a CDS encoding hybrid sensor histidine kinase/response regulator translates to MATRNTLDGELLQLLANQSGISIYPMSLALGAVAYFASDNLPTWVWISWLLVSLGALQFRSYLVRILPDLVRYSERRRLQWVMACTCINGIVHALPLVLIDTFSSLERAIVTMLLIGASAISVTTTAGYRPIALSYSVPALGTAAMTWLVCAWIHPDSRAPAITIAGMLMLYFPMLLYVSGNSFRVFARSFRERVAQTAVNTQLQLILEQAETASSAKTRFLASASHDLRQPIHALTLFCAALARKKLDSDAAEIVQHMDAALSGLASQLDSLLDISKLDAGVVDINRQTFNLLDMAERLQVEFSPAAEQKGLSIWLDCYLDVYVDTDPGLFERILRNLLSNAIKYTEQGRILISINAEDDQATVSIVDTGRGIPRNEQRRVFEEFYQLENPERDRRKGLGLGLAIVKRLVKLLDLRFSLYSVPDDGTRISLCLPISQNAPSQHVSRARPITDWSDMRILVVDDEMEVRLGMQALLQTLGATVDLADSTQEALTLALANKPSVLLADWRLRSDDNGIDTIRTLRGIYPTLPALLISGDTAPDRLREANAAGITLLHKPVAANQLEEAVAAACNLQKQLIPAE
- a CDS encoding EAL domain-containing protein yields the protein MTRTLTLSLGVIASLLLAAAAAYFTAAENRQLAEAKLQRDAAALARELSQLVLAVEHGVRGTRGAIIAAGERFDHTVFKRYIESRDIAREFPGIPGFAWIERVPPAQREDVLRRAAEEQPGFTLRQYMPNEQDLFLLRYVEPTLFVQSGLGLDLASEPGRRQALVHAQTTNKLVLSAPLQQSQHRLQSTPDYLAILSVEADAGHRGWVLAPIYMTPFLHQVMGDDASIHLVLTDADARFSLGQAAPTRAWLYLNASPLGSQKDLNLYGRQWQLSVSPGPKFLSTLAIHDPRLIFLAVLATGLLITAVKALLETQRQQRVLLEQNQQEQLGLLIDAAPCGMMLLNASYQFIAVNKKLCEQTGYQRNELVDASFALIMGESPDGQNLQFSNADMRDNPGIDMMVRRKDGHIFPAALGLSTIRINDQNHIIATLDDVTERRKIERQIADSEATFRKLANAMPQHVWITQPDGELGYANERCLDFFKLSFDQLREQWFDQIHPDDQNHAIEQWLHATNSGEDYSCQFRLKPANGDYIWFISRAIPVEDELGNVVAWYGTNTDVSESMAAQQAVEQQAKNTQAIIDGVMDAIITINEQGLISQFNTAAEALFGYSEKEVLGKNVNLLVPDPHHHQHDQYIQNYLNGGEAKIIGKGGVVDGKKRDESLFKMELRIAEIWHQNQRQFIGMVRDITERHNNDKLLKAQDHILGMIATNTELPITLDALVRDIEELAPDLIASVLLLDSSGRRLLHGAAPSLPSEINAAINGLAIGPKVGACGTAVYYQKQIICSDIRTDPHWEDFRELALKHNLLACWSTPIISMNEVLGSFALYFRTPRTPTETHQRIINMAQHVATLAITHDRRETRIKQLAFYDSLTRLPNRALGMDRLSRAISDAQRRSESLAVMFIDLDGFKTINDSLGHHVGDRLLKLAAARLDKCVRENDTVARLGGDEFIVILHGPKDSLADVVAQKVLEAMTRKFQIDEHALHVSCSIGVALYPRDGADAQSLLRNADAAMYRAKELGRNNAQYYTEELNRAAMERITLESEIRAALERQEFYLHYQPRVNNRTGKIIGLEALVRWQHPSRGTLGPNVFIPVAEQSGLITALGEWVLNHACTQVNLWLNQLSTPLSISVNLSPRQFRDPALTEKVAHILAQSALPPELLELEITESMVMDDAHDTTVQLHQLKSLGITLAIDDFGTGYSNLSRLKHLPVDVLKIDKSFVDGIPDDTDDTAIATTIIAMGHHLNLKIVAEGVETFQQQKFLSENQCDEMQGYLFGKPVSTKDIEHILGLAPRQTRQQ